DNA sequence from the Gadus morhua chromosome 21, gadMor3.0, whole genome shotgun sequence genome:
acgctgtgcatttacaaataaagatcagtatatgcatcataaagggcctctgatacaatatagacagttgacaattcaaaagaggtagctatttaatcaatttacctcagaagttactcggcggccagcaatggaaatgaacgtctcctacgccgtaaaatggttgtttggaactattcgaggctccataccccggaagtaggcgctacaacggagtccaatggaagtgtcgcaactctctctctctatagctctggccCTAGCGTTACGTAACGTTATGTTTCGTCAGTTTACATCAAAGTTGAACATAGCGTCCCAACAGGCAATTTAAACttattttgttttcatctttcatGTAGCATTTTGTGAATGGACAGCCTACCCCTGAGTATCCCGACCCTGTACTTGCTGTACAAGTGTCGAACCAGACTAGGGAGCAGCTCGGAGGCTGTCGAAAGCCACCCCAAAAACGGTAAGCCTAAATTACATGTCAATAATATTTGATTTGAAGTGCAGTATATAACTCTATATTTAGTTAGTACATGTCATATAGCCTAACgttactgttacagtaaataaGAACATGTTATTGACTcgctggttaaataaaggttaatgatgatgatatacaatataatagaaACAAAGTACTGTAAATTCATGTCCCAAAAATCTATACAGATGCAGATTAAGTGTGCAGGATGCCTCTGGCTCCACCTCCAGCACTGATGATGCAGACGAGACTCAACAGTATATTGTTGACAGTGGTGAGTGATAAGCCTTTTTCAAGTTAATACTGGCGTAACAGGAGTGGAATAGCCTGCCCAATCCCATTACCTCTGTATTGTGTTGAATGATAGAATAGGCAGCAAGATGTTTCAGACAGTGAATAAATTCCTTTATTGGCACTTTCATTCTCTGTTCAGAggtcaaaacaaacaagaagaaCAAAGAAACGAGAACAAAATAAGagtccatacatacatacagtaagACGATCACGGATTTATCTCACTGGTATGTAACATAGTAGTCAAAGAAAAATGCATCAAGCTTGCTCTTCATCTCTTCCCATTTTGCAACATCAAATTGTATTCTTTCTAGGTGGTAATCTTCCtcacatttaacaaaaaaatcACACCATGACATACCCGTGAGCCCAAGCTGCCCCATTATTTGATAATGATGGGCATGACACTCTTTTAGTTTATAGCGTCCATCTGCCTGCTTGCAAAGGTAAGGACACTCTGTAAAGCTGTTCTTGGATGGGCACTTAATTTCTAAAAGCCCATAGCTTGGGCTttcactccctcctctctctatcacctTACGGTCAGGTGAAGTACCAAGGTGTGGGGCATCAGGATTTACAACAAAACCACATGGATACACTAGATTACCTGTGAGCTTCGTGTACTGTGTTGCTGCTATGGGCTCTTGTTCTACACCTCTTTTCATGGCCTTAGTTTGTACTGATGCGGCACTCTTTAAGCTTGTAGCAAGTTTTTCATGGTCAGCTCTCCTAGAGCAGATTCTTTTAAAAGAGGTTGATGTTATTCGGGCAGACCTTGCATGGAACCACAAGTTGTTTGTGCTCTGTTCCCTGGTTTCCTGTTCCAGAGCTATAGAATCAGGCAAAGACATTTTCAGTTCTGTTTAACAACGCATGGCACTTTCACTCAGAACTGTGCAGAAGCTGGTGGGTTGGGATGGCAGAGGAAAGTTGGGCAGGTCATCTGGTTGGCTGACAGGAGTTACTCCAGGATCAACAGAAGACTCTCCAACTTGGCAAACAAGTGGCAGCTTTAAAAAAGGGACAAAGATAAAGGATTATCAATAACATGCAAACATTTTTTCATTACAGAGAGTACTGAGCAACCCCCACTTCCTGGATGCCAGCTAGAAAGGGAgcctgaggaggagcagagcactgaaaaggagaagaaattagaagaagaaaacaacaacatgaaatTGTCTTTAAAGGAAACTGAAATAGAAAGGCTGAAAGCACAAATTAGCACACTTAAAAAGAAAACTCTAACACCTGAACTACTTGAAAGCAGTGAAATCCCTAAAATGTTGGAATACAGTACTGGGTTTACATATGATCGATTCAACCAACTGTGCACAATATTTGGCATCCCAAATGATCCACACACCACTCAAATAAATGTGCCCTTAAACTACAAGCGCAATGATTGGCAAGTTGCTGAGATGCCCCTCCGTAGCCAGTTGCTGTTTGTTTTAATGAAACTCCGCAACAACGAAGACCTAAAGAACCTTGCCTTTAGATTTAATATAACCACGCAAACAGCAAGTACTATTTTCAATTCCTGGATTCATTATATGTTTGACGTATTAGGTGAATTACCAATTTGGCCTCACAGAGATGTCATTGCACAAAACATGCCAGAAACCTACAAAGCAGACTACCCATCCACATTTGCAATATTAGATTGTACAGAGCTGAAAATCGAAAGGCCAACGTCACTGGTGTTGCAAAGCGAGAGCTTTTCAAACTacaaaagcacaaacacccTAAAATCGCTAGTTGCCTGTGACCCCCGTGGTGCTGTGATTTTTTCATCTGCCCTCTTCACAGGATCCATGTCCGATAAGGAGATAGTCAGGCAATGTGGTATCATCCCGTTACTAGAGCAACTTATAGAGAGTGGCTATTTGCAAAGAGGGGATGGCATAATGGCTGATAAGGGCTTCTTGATCGAGGAAGAGATGCGAGCAGTCGGCCTGCAGTTAAACCTGCCACCGTTTGAGATTTAAGAGGCAAATGCCCGCTGGAGATGTGCTGGTGACAAAGCGCATTGCAAAGCACAGGGTGCACGTAGAGAGGGCCAtcggtaaaataaaaaagttcaaGATGGTGTCAGACAAAATTCCTAATACAAGGTTAGGGATTATAAATCACATCTGGTATGTGGTGAGCATGCTTTCAAACTTCCAGCCACACATACTTAAGTAAGGGACAGTCTGGGACAGTCGTAGCATCACATGGCAACAAATACAAAGTATTACTACATGACATTATTACTGCTTTAACCTGTTATTTTTACTCACCACTGTGGGGCATTTTGTCAGCCTGAGCTGTGGAAGGTGCTATAGAAATCcttgtttcatgtttttatgtgtaggtgtatataatatgtcagcccaattttcctttttttacatTGTAAGCACAATTTAGAATTTGTAAATGTCAAATTTTAATGAAACTTTAATAAAATCTCACCTGGTGGCTTAGACCGCACCCCACTGCATACTTCCTGCCTCCAACTTCTACCTCAGGTGCAGTTTCATCAGCAATGTAGCTTATAGGTGCATCTGAC
Encoded proteins:
- the LOC115534555 gene encoding uncharacterized protein LOC115534555 — its product is MVKRCAYGVCKSDSRYPKSLAGGVVFFPFPKPKTQQERCLRWIKQCGRPHSQLNVTKINKHAYVCSKHFVNGQPTPEYPDPVLAVQVSNQTREQLGGCRKPPQKRCRLSVQDASGSTSSTDDADETQQYIVDSESTEQPPLPGCQLEREPEEEQSTEKEKKLEEENNNMKLSLKETEIERLKAQISTLKKKTLTPELLESSEIPKMLEYSTGFTYDRFNQLCTIFGIPNDPHTTQINVPLNYKRNDWQVAEMPLRSQLLFVLMKLRNNEDLKNLAFRFNITTQTASTIFNSWIHYMFDVLGELPIWPHRDVIAQNMPETYKADYPSTFAILDCTELKIERPTSLVLQSESFSNYKSTNTLKSLVACDPRGAVIFSSALFTGSMSDKEIVRQCGIIPLLEQLIESGYLQRGDGIMADKGFLIEEEMRAVGLQLNLPPFEI